The Osmia lignaria lignaria isolate PbOS001 chromosome 14, iyOsmLign1, whole genome shotgun sequence genome has a window encoding:
- the LOC117607317 gene encoding scavenger receptor class B member 1, which yields MEKKKKKSLALAIRKRFERKRDSRIRWLYAFTASISVAIFILFWCTNVFHDAILSNLELRNGTPTFLYWQQPPVDLTVKVYVFNYTNLKEFESGNATKLRVQEVGPFVYQESLRRVNVQLHENKTVTYQEKRSFRWISGHSENEKVIVPNVMLISALAKSRNLMYIMQIFMTTMLSSVGAKPFLELTVGEYLWGYEDELFEMAKLVASPKQPMPYKFGILAIKNGVSADRITMHTGVDDLRNLGMIQRINGMEDQHIWEDEHCDKIYGTDGSMFPPHWIEQPNNTLYVYVKDACRRLPLVYERRGFANGIPTLRYKLPSNVFTPTTNKDSCFCPKESHDSLRRTCPPIGTLNVSACNFGSPMLVSFPHFYAGDESLFQRIDGLEPDQERHESYIELHPRLGIVVDTKMRFQLNLEVQKAVGVPFSGNMEDGSILPLIWMESGIDEMPEAMQQMFYHSHYLVNAIEAGFQWCSLVAAILSFGAFLTALKRDRPVESKPATPLTDRSELSELSELSLP from the exons atggagaagaagaagaagaagagcttAGCGCTAGCGATCCGAAAGAGGTTCGAACGAAAAAGAGACAGCCGAATCCGTTGGTTGTACGCGTTCACCGCGTCGATCAGCGTCGCGATATTCATACTGTTTTGGTGCACGAACGTGTTTCACGACGCGATACTCTCGAACCTGGAACTGAGAAACGGGACGCCGACCTTTCTGTACTGGCAGCAACCCCCGGTCGATCTCACCGTCAAGGTTTACGTCTTCAACTACACAAACCTGAAGGAGTTCGAGAGCGGAAACGCGACCAAGCTACGGGTGCAAGAAGTTGGCCCGTTCGTCTATCAGGAGAGCCTTCGTCGGGTAAACGTGCAGTTGCACGAAAACAAAACGGTCACGTATCAAGAGAAGAGGAGCTTCCGTTGGATCTCAGGTCACTCGGAGAACGAGAAAGTGATCGTGCCGAATGTTATGCTGATCTCGGCGCTCGCTAAATCCCGTAATCTTATGTACATCATGCAGATCTTCATGACCACCATGCTCTCGAGCGTCGGCGCGAAACCGTTCCTCGAGTTGACTGTCGGAGAGTACCTCTGGGGATACGAGGACGAACTGTTCGAAATGGCAAAACTGGTCGCGTCCCCGAAGCAGCCTATGCCCTACAAATTCGGCATCCTCGCGATT AAAAACGGCGTCAGCGCGGATCGCATCACGATGCACACGGGAGTCGACGATCTTCGGAATCTCGGGATGATTCAAAGGATCAACGGTATGGAGGACCAGCACATCTGGGAAGACGAACATTGCGACAAAATATACGGCACCGATGGAAGCATGTTTCCTCCCCACTGGATCGAGCAGCCGAATAACACCCTCTACGTCTACGTGAAAGACGCCTGCAGACGTCTACCCCTCGTCTACGAGCGTCGCGGTTTCGCTAACGGAATTCCCACTCTAAG GTACAAATTACCGAGCAACGTTTTTACGCCGACAACCAACAAAGACTCGTGTTTTTGCCCGAAGGAATCGCACGATTCGCTCCGCAGAACATGCCCGCCGATCGGAACGCTGAACGTTTCCGCCTGTAATTTCGGAAGTCCGATGCTCGTCTCCTTTCCTCACTTTTACGCGGGCGACGAGTCGTTGTTCCAGAGAATCGATGGGTTAGAACCTGACCAAGAACGACACGAGAGTTACATCGAGCTTCATCCG CGACTCGGCATTGTCGTCGACACGAAGATGAGATTTCAGTTGAACCTAGAGGTACAGAAAGCCGTCGGGGTGCCTTTCTCCGGGAACATGGAAGACGGCTCGATCTTACCCTTAATCTGGATGGAATCAGGGATCGACGAGATGCCCGAAGCGATGCAACAGATGTTCTACCATAGCCATTATCTCGTGAACGCGATCGAGGCGGGATTTCAATGGTGCAGTCTGGTCGCGGCGATCCTCTCGTTCGGCGCGTTCCTCACCGCGTTGAAGAGGGATCGACCGGTAGAATCGAAACCAGCGACGCCGTTAACCGATCGAAGCGAACTCAGCGAACTCAGCGAACTCAGCCTACCGTAA
- the emp gene encoding epithelial membrane protein isoform X2 translates to MQRRARGRIVRRTMTGAAVAVGALMIIVAAILAAVFPKLVDVLLNREIALRDGGRTFGWWREPPVSPQLSVYIYNVTNADGFLNDAEKPTLEELGPYVYLQHWEKVEVKFNDNDTVSYRVKKQFVFSPELSVGSEDDLVVVPNVPMLSATSQSKHAARFLRLAMASIMDILRIKPFVEVSVGQLLWGYEDPLLKLAKDVVPKEQKLPYDQFGLLYGKNSTMPDWYTIFTGQGDIGKYGVLDKWNGKSSLGHWTVPECDGIAGSDGSIFPPRITKQTVLKIFDKDLCRALPLTFKEEVTTAGGVPGYRFVPAKDAFASPSRLESQRCYCPAGPPCAPEGTFNVSLCQYDSPVLISFPHFYLADPRLREAVNGISAPVQEKHQFFIDVQPKMGAALRAKARVQINLAVSQVRDIKQVASFPDIIFPIMWFEDGIDELPAEMRSLMKMAVDVPPVARAAVSGALAAIGTIVLIGALVCLARAAKRQEKLHLSNPLPSNATSGKSGQLNPAFQNSSASK, encoded by the exons GGGCAGCGGTTGCCGTTGGAGCGTTGATGATCATCGTGGCGGCAATTTTGGCGGCGGTCTTTCCGAAATTGGTCGACGTTCTGTTGAACAGGGAGATAGCGTTGCGCGATGGCGGTCGCACCTTCGGATGGTGGAGGGAACCCCCTGTTTCGCCCCAGCTGAGCGTCTACATCTACAACGTGACGAATGCCGATGGATTTTTGAACGACGCTGAGAAACCTACCCTCGAGGAGCTCGGTCCGTACGTGTACTTGCAACACTGGGAAAAGGTCGAGGTGAAATTCAACGACAACGACACGGTGTCGTACAGAGTGAAGAAGCAGTTTGTCTTTTCACCG gaaCTGTCGGTCGGCTCGGAGGATGATCTGGTGGTGGTGCCGAACGTGCCGATGCTTTCGGCTACCAGTCAATCGAAGCACGCGGCCCGATTTCTTCGATTGGCGATGGCCTCGATCATGGATATCCTTCGAATAAAACCGTTCGTCGAGGTATCGGTCGGTCAGCTGCTATGGGGTTACGAGGACCCGTTGCTCAAATTGGCCAAGGACGTGGTGCCGAAAGAGCAGAAGCTACCTTACGACCAGTTCGGTTTGCTGTACGGTAAGAACAGCACGATGCCGGATTGGTACACCATCTTCACGGGGCAAGGGGACATCGGCAAGTACGGGGTACTGGACAAGTGGAACGGAAAGAGCAGCCTCGGCCATTGGACCGTGCCGGAGTGCGACGGAATCGCCGGTAGCGACGGCAGTATCTTTCCTCCGCGCATCACCAAGCAGACGGTCCTGAAGATCTTCGACAAAGATCTCTGCCGGGCTCTGCCTCTCACCTTTAAG GAGGAGGTAACGACCGCGGGTGGTGTACCCGGATACAGATTCGTTCCGGCGAAGGACGCGTTCGCCTCCCCGAGCAGATTGGAGTCGCAACGATGCTACTGTCCCGCAGGGCCACCCTGCGCACCCGAAGGAACCTTCAACGTGTCCCTTTGCCAATACGATTCACCGGTTCTCATCAGCTTTCCGCATTTCTATCTCG CTGACCCACGGCTACGAGAAGCGGTGAACGGAATATCCGCACCGGTACAAGAGAAGCATCAATTCTTCATCGACGTACAACCGAAGATGGGGGCGGCGCTGCGTGCCAAAGCGAGAGTGCAGATCAATCTAGCAGTGAGCCAAGTGCGAGACATCAAGCAAGTCGCCTCGTTCCCGGACATTATCTTCCCTATCATGTGGTTCGAAGAC GGTATCGACGAGCTTCCAGCGGAGATGCGAAGCCTGATGAAGATGGCCGTGGACGTACCGCCGGTGGCGCGAGCCGCGGTATCCGGCGCACTGGCAGCGATCGGAACGATCGTTCTGATAGGCGCGTTGGTGTGCTTGGCTCGCGCCGCGAAACGCCAGGAGAAGCTTCACCTGAGCAACCCGTTGCCCTCGAACGCCACGTCCGGGAAGAGCGGACAGTTGAATCCGGCGTTCCAAAACTCCTCGGCTTCCAAGTAG
- the emp gene encoding epithelial membrane protein isoform X1 codes for MRVHRGICAKLQGGFLRRWWAAVAVGALMIIVAAILAAVFPKLVDVLLNREIALRDGGRTFGWWREPPVSPQLSVYIYNVTNADGFLNDAEKPTLEELGPYVYLQHWEKVEVKFNDNDTVSYRVKKQFVFSPELSVGSEDDLVVVPNVPMLSATSQSKHAARFLRLAMASIMDILRIKPFVEVSVGQLLWGYEDPLLKLAKDVVPKEQKLPYDQFGLLYGKNSTMPDWYTIFTGQGDIGKYGVLDKWNGKSSLGHWTVPECDGIAGSDGSIFPPRITKQTVLKIFDKDLCRALPLTFKEEVTTAGGVPGYRFVPAKDAFASPSRLESQRCYCPAGPPCAPEGTFNVSLCQYDSPVLISFPHFYLADPRLREAVNGISAPVQEKHQFFIDVQPKMGAALRAKARVQINLAVSQVRDIKQVASFPDIIFPIMWFEDGIDELPAEMRSLMKMAVDVPPVARAAVSGALAAIGTIVLIGALVCLARAAKRQEKLHLSNPLPSNATSGKSGQLNPAFQNSSASK; via the exons GGGCAGCGGTTGCCGTTGGAGCGTTGATGATCATCGTGGCGGCAATTTTGGCGGCGGTCTTTCCGAAATTGGTCGACGTTCTGTTGAACAGGGAGATAGCGTTGCGCGATGGCGGTCGCACCTTCGGATGGTGGAGGGAACCCCCTGTTTCGCCCCAGCTGAGCGTCTACATCTACAACGTGACGAATGCCGATGGATTTTTGAACGACGCTGAGAAACCTACCCTCGAGGAGCTCGGTCCGTACGTGTACTTGCAACACTGGGAAAAGGTCGAGGTGAAATTCAACGACAACGACACGGTGTCGTACAGAGTGAAGAAGCAGTTTGTCTTTTCACCG gaaCTGTCGGTCGGCTCGGAGGATGATCTGGTGGTGGTGCCGAACGTGCCGATGCTTTCGGCTACCAGTCAATCGAAGCACGCGGCCCGATTTCTTCGATTGGCGATGGCCTCGATCATGGATATCCTTCGAATAAAACCGTTCGTCGAGGTATCGGTCGGTCAGCTGCTATGGGGTTACGAGGACCCGTTGCTCAAATTGGCCAAGGACGTGGTGCCGAAAGAGCAGAAGCTACCTTACGACCAGTTCGGTTTGCTGTACGGTAAGAACAGCACGATGCCGGATTGGTACACCATCTTCACGGGGCAAGGGGACATCGGCAAGTACGGGGTACTGGACAAGTGGAACGGAAAGAGCAGCCTCGGCCATTGGACCGTGCCGGAGTGCGACGGAATCGCCGGTAGCGACGGCAGTATCTTTCCTCCGCGCATCACCAAGCAGACGGTCCTGAAGATCTTCGACAAAGATCTCTGCCGGGCTCTGCCTCTCACCTTTAAG GAGGAGGTAACGACCGCGGGTGGTGTACCCGGATACAGATTCGTTCCGGCGAAGGACGCGTTCGCCTCCCCGAGCAGATTGGAGTCGCAACGATGCTACTGTCCCGCAGGGCCACCCTGCGCACCCGAAGGAACCTTCAACGTGTCCCTTTGCCAATACGATTCACCGGTTCTCATCAGCTTTCCGCATTTCTATCTCG CTGACCCACGGCTACGAGAAGCGGTGAACGGAATATCCGCACCGGTACAAGAGAAGCATCAATTCTTCATCGACGTACAACCGAAGATGGGGGCGGCGCTGCGTGCCAAAGCGAGAGTGCAGATCAATCTAGCAGTGAGCCAAGTGCGAGACATCAAGCAAGTCGCCTCGTTCCCGGACATTATCTTCCCTATCATGTGGTTCGAAGAC GGTATCGACGAGCTTCCAGCGGAGATGCGAAGCCTGATGAAGATGGCCGTGGACGTACCGCCGGTGGCGCGAGCCGCGGTATCCGGCGCACTGGCAGCGATCGGAACGATCGTTCTGATAGGCGCGTTGGTGTGCTTGGCTCGCGCCGCGAAACGCCAGGAGAAGCTTCACCTGAGCAACCCGTTGCCCTCGAACGCCACGTCCGGGAAGAGCGGACAGTTGAATCCGGCGTTCCAAAACTCCTCGGCTTCCAAGTAG